From a single Mycosarcoma maydis chromosome 2, whole genome shotgun sequence genomic region:
- the afu2 gene encoding arabinofuranosidase 2, with protein sequence MKSLSLSWVTMALVLSTYMISSISAAPASSPPADAAASIPAVTYHVAGNPSRQSNFALAAFIETNINSGTDGGLYAEIIRNRAFQDNESNSRNKNNTLGQGTLLHWYGTSKSTKLSLSLDNSLSSALPQSAIVSGDKSHSCGIENAGFEGISVTTEPHMLSFYARSPTGQTVTVPVEVGLYSNDYSITFVRQIMLLELTSEWQQFQRTLTPTQASSNNDNVFAIKTSGACQDGFQINLVSLMPPTWEGTVARQDLAQALADIKPVFVRLPGGNDLEGNNIPSWFNWTNAIGDNKNRPGRTPTWTTSWNTEGLGLMELMDLTEKWGAEAILGVYAGYSLDSQAVPKGELGPYIQSALNQLHFLLDASGSWADLRKAQGREQPYKFRHVEIGNEDWLGAAIDTYGAYRWAAFRDAISKEFPQLNLIASTLKKGVEGAKAVDDHMYATPAQMLDFAEGMDATSRETPIWELEFAVINSGLTNDTDIYSGPGRLKHPTLIGALAEAAFLAAAERNGDIYYGAAYAPIFQNEGQNLTQWTPDLLSFNPGQMIRSTSYWIQYGWGNNPIKHIHDATLSTPTKASQIYHSFGSNGQGDLVAKLININGSPRNVQVQVGNGKKVSSFGARSWQVKGNDPQQANTIDDSEAVTPQTYTSSLPEGSTVGMDGSFTMTLPAYSATVVTVALS encoded by the coding sequence ATGAAGTCTCTCAGCTTGTCTTGGGTTACCATGGCCCTGGTTTTAAGTACCTACATGATATCTTCCATCAGCGCTGCTCCAGCTAGCTCTCCACCCGCCGAtgccgctgcttccatTCCTGCTGTTACGTATCACGTGGCAGGCAATCCTTCAAGGCAATCAAACTttgctctcgctgcttTCATCGAAACCAATATCAATTCCGGTACCGATGGCGGCCTCTATGCTGAGATCATACGTAACCGTGCCTTTCAAGACAACGAAAGTAACTCCCGCAACAAGAACAATACGCTTGGTCAAGGTACCCTTCTCCACTGGTATGGCACCAGCAAGTCCACCAAGCTTTCGCTATCGTTGGACAATTCTCTATCTTCTGCTCTGCCCCAATCAGCGATTGTCAGTGGCGACAAGAGCCATTCCTGCGGGATTGAAAACGCTGGTTTTGAGGGGATCAGCGTGACCACAGAGCCGCACATGCTCAGCTTCTATGCACGATCACCAACAGGTCAGACCGTAACAGTGCCAGTCGAAGTTGGCCTCTATTCAAATGACTACTCCATAACGTTTGTCAGGCAGATtatgctgctcgagctgacTAGCGAGTGGCAGCAGTTCCAGCGTACGTTGACGCCCACACAGGCATCCAGCAACAACGACAATGTCTTTGCCATCAAGACTTCCGGCGCCTGCCAGGATGGCTTCCAGATCAACCTCGTGTCGCTCATGCCCCCCACCTGGGAGGGCACCGTAGCACGACAAGATCTTGCCCAGGCGCTTGCCGATATCAAACCGGTGTTTGTGCGTTTGCCAGGCGGAAATGACCTCGAAGGCAACAACATACCGTCCTGGTTCAATTGGACCAACGCCATTGGCGATAATAAGAATCGCCCGGGCAGAACCCCCACTTGGACCACAAGCTGGAACACAGAAGGCCTGGGCCTCATGGAGCTCATGGATCTAACTGAAAAATGGGGTGCTGAAGCTATTCTTGGCGTTTACGCGGGTTATAGTCTCGATTCCCAGGCCGTGCCAAAGGGGGAGCTTGGTCCCTACATCCAATCGGCGCTCAATCAGCTGCACTTCCTTCTTGACGCTTCCGGTTCTTGGGCAGACTTGCGAAAAGCCCAAGGTCGCGAACAGCCTTACAAATTCAGACACGTTGAAATCGGCAACGAGGACTGGCTCGGTGCTGCTATCGACACCTACGGCGCGTACCGCTGGGCTGCCTTTCGTGATGCCATTTCCAAGGAGTTTCCTCAATTGAATCTTATCGCGTCGACACTCAAGAAAGGTGTGGAGGGTGCAAAGGCGGTCGACGACCACATGTACGCTACACCTGCCCAGATGCTTGACTTTGCCGAAGGCATGGATGCTACTTCGCGAGAGACACCGATTTGGGAGCTTGAATTTGCTGTTATCAACTCGGGGCTTACAAATGACACTGACATCTACAGCGGTCCAGGCCGTCTTAAGCACCCAACTCTTATTGGTGCTCTCGCCGAGGCTGCATTCCTTGCTGCCGCTGAGCGAAATGGAGACATCTACTACGGTGCCGCTTACGCTCCTATCTTCCAGAACGAGGGCCAGAATCTGACCCAATGGACACCCGATCTGCTGAGCTTCAACCCGGGCCAAATGATCAGGTCGACTTCGTACTGGATTCAGTACGGTTGGGGAAACAACCCAATCAAGCATATCCACGATGCCACCTTGTCCACGCCGACCAAGGCTTCTCAAATTTACCACTCCTTCGGTTCCAACGGCCAAGGCGACCTGGTGGCGAAGCTGATCAATATAAACGGAAGCCCGCGAAACGTCCAAGTGCAAGTGGGCAATGGAAAGAAGGTCTCGTCCTTCGGCGCCAGGAGCTGGCAAGTCAAAGGAAACGATCCCCAGCAAGCAAACACAATCGACGACTCAGAAGCGGTGACTCCGCAAACATATACATCCTCTCTGCCAGAGGGATCCACCGTTGGTATGGACGGGTCTTTCACCATGACCCTGCCCGCTTACTCTGCCACGGTAGTGACCGTCGCTCTTTCATAG
- a CDS encoding uncharacterized protein (related to FRE4 - Ferric reductase) produces MIQKPWTLDARTYDRINKLPPAQRPYGLLSYQHFAYNSFKVPCFTAFVIYGLFLLLIMAAGANSLMAWGVPSLHLKIKQRLRLVRAYVFEHPLVKRKHASVVAFPFLKWLTLQLPLRGEALIVLLLSLINFLPLVAFYDLYLGNNQIYKGPTSKRDQICRHLADRTAVLGTSQLPLLILMASKRTPLAIMSGLSMNSLMLYHRWIARWFWLHILIHACAYTAIYVRRHRLSEVLEETYIIWGIVGLSMMSGLIFLSLRALRQRSYEIFVMLHIAMAFFAVLGTYLHIALIESPKFQIFKVLTEISAAMWAFDRVVRFAVRIWLSFSSPRLAASSTSPGTSLIKCATAQVRTYGSGSEYSRLRIFVPSSKLRLENQQSGLGGIVGIAGGDDIRITIPRLQWVGEHPFTVFGVGTLPENPAQGYIDLLIKTEAGLTRRLVRHVGKSNDVELADEQKKDSSVAVMVEGPFGVVPNIQEATELVLVAGGIAITFCWPLFVAAAKARDNSKLNSCKLIWIVRNQSTLMILQEAFDKLINELQVDDGLKGCQLSVDIYVTSNEQRAQIEPISGTTSSDAKSTPHSSRSSSSLSIKEKTPHGSESQIGETSIPSGESIGEVAELPRLSTQRQLCDIKAQGYSISDGTSHDPVQVRYFGGRPADLPTALFGHLEEKTLLDSRGLTVGLCGPASLCDDVRFETVSLLKRGIHVDLMEDCFTW; encoded by the exons ATGATTCAAAAACCTTGGACGCTAGATGCCAGAACCTATGATCGCATCAACAAGCTTCCACCCGCTCAGCGGCCATATGGTCTTTTGTCGTATCAACACTTTGCCTATAACTCTTTCAAGGTGCCCTGCTTCACCGC GTTTGTGATCTATGGTCTTTTTCTCCTATTGATTATGGCCGCTGGTGCCAACAGCTTGATGGCATGGGGAGTGCCATCCCTTCACCTGAAGATCAAGCAAAGGCTGCGACTTGTACGCGCCTATGTGTTTGAACATCCGCTCGTCAAACGTAAACACGCTTCGGTCGTGGCTTTTCCCTTCCTGAAATGGCTTACACTCCAACTTCCTTTACGAGGCGAGGCCTTGATCGTTTTACTGCTTTCGCTCATCAATTTTCTGCCACTCGTTGCCTTCTACGACCTGTATCTGGGCAACAATCAGATCTACAAAGGGCCTACAAGCAAGCGTGATCAAATTTGCCGTCACTTAGCCGATCGAACTGCAGTGCTTGGCACTTCACAACTTCCCTTGCTCATTCTCATGGCAAGCAAAAGGACGCCGTTGGCAATCATGTCTGGACTCAGCATGAACAGTTTGATGCTTTACCACCGATGGATTGCCAGGTGGTTCTGGCTGCACATCCTTATCCACGCGTGCGCATACACCGCGATCTACGTTCGAAGACATCGCTTGTCAGAGGTGTTAGAGGAGACTTACATCATTTGGGGTATCGTAGGTCTTAGCATGATGTCTGGTCTCATCTTCTTGTCTCTCCGTGCTCTGCGTCAGCGCTCATACGAA ATCTTTGTGATGCTGCACATAGCTATGGCTTTCTTTGCTGTGCTCGGAACTTACCTTCATATCGCTTTGATTGAGTCTCCAAAG TTCCAAATTTTCAAAGTCCTGACCGAGATTTCAGCCGCAATGTGGGCTTTCGACCGCGTTGTCCGCTTCGCTGTTCGAATCTGGCTATCCTTTTCTTCGCCTCGTCTGGCCGCTTCTAGCACTTCGCCCGGAACTAGCTTGATCAAATGTGCCACAGCGCAGGTTCGCACGTACGGCTCAGGGTCGGAGTACTCGCGACTTCGAATCTTTGTTCCATCGAGCAAACTTCGACTTGAAAATCAGCAAAGCGGGTTAGGAGGTATCGTTGGTATCGCTGGAGGCGATGACATTCGAATCACAATTCCACGCTTGCAGTGGGTTGGCGAGCATCCTTTCACTGTTTTCGGCGTCGGTACTCTTCCAGAGAATCCAGCTCAAGGCTACATCGATCTCCTCATCAAGACTGAAGCCGGACTCACACGCAGACTCGTTCGTCATGTTGGCAAATCGaacgacgtcgagcttgctgatgAGCAGAAGAAGGACTCGAGTGTTGCTGTGATGGTCGAGGGACCGTTCGGGGTCGTTCCAAACATTCAAGAAGCCACTGAATTGGTTCTGGTGGCAGGAGGTATTGCTATCACGTTCTGCTGGCCGCTctttgttgctgctgcaaaggCGCGTGACAATTCCAAGCTCAACTCCTGCAAGCTGATCTGGATTGTTCGAAATCAAA GCACGCTGATGATTCTTCAAGAGGCTTTCGACAAGTTGATCAATGAGCTACAGGTCGATGATGGCCTAAAAGGCTGTCAACTTTCAGTCGACATCTACGTGACCTCAAACGAGCAGAGGGCACAGATTGAACCAATCTCGGGTACCACATCGTCAGATGCCAAGTCGACGCCTCACTCCTCGCGTTCGTCTTCATCCCTTTCAATCAAGGAGAAGACACCTCACGGCTCAGAATCGCAAATAGGCGAAACTTCGATTCCTTCCGGCGAGTCTATCGGCGAGGTCGCAgagctgccgaggctgtCTACTCAGAGGCAGCTCTGCGATATTAAAGCCCAGGGATATTCCATCTCTGATGGAACAAGCCATGATCCAGTCCAGGTTAGATACTTTGGCGGTCGCCCTGCAGACTTGCCCACTGCTTTGTTTGGACACTTGGAAGAAAAGACGCTGCTAGACAGCAGGGGGCTGACAGTAGGTCTCTGTGGTCCAGCGAGCCTGTGCGACGATGTCAGGTTCGAAACGGTCAGTCTGCTCAAACGAGGCATCCACGTCGATTTGATGGAGGATTGCTTCACTTGGTAA
- a CDS encoding uncharacterized protein (related to FRE6 - Ferric reductase), with amino-acid sequence MITPPWVLDSYALAHITKLPENQKQYGWATFEHYYYNSYKVPCFATFLIWGLFLLVVLASGLRAFVACFFPRLYHRLSRRTVWWRGNVSEHPLVLEKHSQVVSCGSGCLSWLTMHLPLRLEAIVLAVMIILNITPLVAFYSLYVGHNTYFVGTDAVSRRSQILRHLANRCAMLAIAQLPMLILLASKRTPVALLSQFSMNTLMLFHRWIARMCYLHTVVHILGNALIFHFGIGFVESLKILPVQLGIVATVMLSGLIFLSLRTLRKRHYEVFVFLHISMAVLLIVFTYLHIKFLHQGRIFVIELTAGLWAFDRLIRLSGRVAMSLSWRYADGSGATRKAQLTSYADGAYTRVRIQVPASRLRLAPSASSSLVSSYMNLEDATKQCSTSSSRSLCNGPMLAGARIGAGDDVRITIPRLQWVGDHPFSVFAVGRCKTGNPDMGYVDLVIQRQAGLTQKLSQLAQELSTYTTDESRRPSDMYLQQAVRRKGQRVRVVIDGPFGRSPSLEGAQHAILVAGGIAITFCYPLLVRAARGEFNSLETCKLVWIVRNEGILDVLRDSLSELLDEIRNRGGSRCSLSIDIYTTVKASAPSLGGSIAVDMKSAAQLPSRPEATQLRSKLMSAGSTSSIAASSKEFGSSHQVWEGVAYKRRQELDLLPVLPRTASRYQHATLAADEQNTFYYTSEDGIDTPKLFDNRFSPAAARKSFSDSTREVLRQSFFLSSAGQSSSSSMASKRSLQGVQSFLSQAQDEGSGSSTPNSNYAESYESLHSIGGQFGHGRYRNGYAEPHPYREGSKHSSADSVYSVLQYDSPSSAHLVPKYSATQEDLEQGQDMSQDVLSQTKGDALIAIRRFQGRPKSMAALHDHIFPDDTPQRIVFATCGPAAMCDAVRAEVVAMLKKGTDVALVEDCFNW; translated from the exons ATGATCACGCCTCCGTGGGTCCTAGACTCGTACGCACTCGCACACATCACCAAGCTGCCCGAGAACCAGAAGCAATACGGATGGGCAACTTTCGAACACTACTACTATAATTCGTACAAAGTACCATGTTTTGCTAC ATTCCTTATTTGGggcttgttcttgttggTCGTCTTGGCTTCTGGACTTCGAGCATTTGTTGCGTGCTTTTTTCCTCGTCTATATCACCGACTCTCAAGACGAACGGTTTGGTGGAGAGGAAACGTGTCCGAGCACCCTTTGgtgctcgagaagcacTCTCAGGTCGTTTCTTGTGGCTCAGGATGTCTGAGCTGGCTCACCATGCATCTCCCGCTTCGTCTTGAGGCTATCGTCCTCGCCGTCATGATCATTCTCAACATAACTCCCCTCGTTGCTTTCTATTCCCTCTATGTCGGACACAACACCTATTTCGTCGGCACGGACGCCGTCAGTCGAAGATCACAGATCTTGCGGCACCTAGCAAATCGTTGCGCAATGCTCGCGATCGCACAGTTGCCCATGCTGATTTTGCTTGCAAGCAAGAGAACGCCGGTGGCACTGCTCAGCCAATTCTCGATGAACACATTAATGCTGTTCCATCGCTGGATCGCAAGGATGTGCTATCTGCACACGGTTGTCCACATTCTCGGCAATGCTCTCATCTTCCATTTCGGCATCGGATTCGTGGAGAGCCTCAAGATTCTGCCTGtgcagctcggcatcgttgCCACTGTCATGCTCTCCGGTCTCATATTCTTATCGTTAAGGACACTGCGAAAGAGGCACTACGAAGTGTTTGTTTTTCTCCATATCAGCATGGCCGTACTCCTGATTGTTTTCACGTATCTGCATATTAAGTTCCTCCACCAAGGTAGA ATATTTGTCATCGAACTGACGGCGGGTCTGTGGGCCTTTGACAGACTTATTCGACTGTCGGGTCGGGTAGCTATGTCGCTTTCTTGGCGCTATGCTGACGGGTCTGGCGCCACTCGCAAAGCACAGCTCACGTCCTATGCTGACGGCGCATACACTCGTGTACGAATTCAAGTCCCTGCTTCTCGACTGCGACTTGCTCCTAGTGCCTCGAGTTCGCTTGTTAGCTCCTACATGAATCTCGAGGATGCAACAAAGCAGTGCTCTACCAGCAGTTCGAGATCACTCTGCAACGGTCCAATGCTTGCAGGAGCGCGTATAGGCGCTGGTGATGATGTTCGCATCACTATCCCGAGATTGCAATGGGTGGGCGATCATCCTTTCTCGGTTTTCGCAGTTGGACGCTGCAAGACCGGTAATCCCGATATGGGTtacgtcgatctcgtcatCCAGCGCCAAGCTGGTCTTACACAGAAGCTGTCCCAACTGGCTCAGGAGCTTTCGACCTACACGACAGACGAGTCTAGAAGACCAAGCGATATGTATTTGCAGCAAGCGGTTCGACGAAAAGGCCAACGTGTCAGAGTAGTTATCGATGGACCATTTGGCCGAAGCCCTTCTTTGGAGGGTGCTCAACACGCCATATTAGTTGCAGGAGGCATCGCAATCACATTCTGCTATCCGCTGCTTGTAAGAGCGGCGCGTGGAGAGTTCAACAGCCTCGAGACCTGCAAGCTTGTCTGGATCGTGCGAAACGAAGGCATTCTGGACGTACTTCGTGACAGCTTGTctgagctgcttgacgagATCCGAAACAGAGGCGGCAGTCGCTGTAGTCTTTCGATCGACATCTACACAACGGTCAAAGCTAGTGCACCTAGCCTTGGTGGGTCCATCGCAGTAGACATGAAGTCGGCGGCACAACTGCCCTCGAGACCTGAGGCGACACAGCTAAGATCGAAACTCATGAGCGCGGGCTCGACCTCGTCTATCGCAGCTTCTTCCAAGGAATTTGGTTCCAGTCATCAGGTATGGGAAGGTGTAGCGTACAAACGACGTCAAGAGCTCGATCTACTACCAGTCCTGCCACGGACCGCATCAAGGTATCAGCATGCCACCCTAGCAGCAGACGAGCAAAATACCTTCTACTATACCTCCGAGGACGGAATCGATACGCCCAAATTGTTCGACAACAGGTTCTCACCCGCCGCCGCTCGAAAGAGCTTCTCGGACTCGACTAGAGAAGTACTGCGGCAAAgcttctttctttcttccGCAGGTCAAtcttcaagctcgtcgatggcttCCAAGCGCTCGCTGCAAGGCGTCCAATCGTTCTTGTCGCAGGCGCAAGATGaaggcagcggcagcagtACTCCTAACTCGAACTATGCCGAGTCGTACGAAAGCCTTCACAGCATCGGTGGTCAGTTTGGGCACGGCCGCTACAGGAATGGCTACGCCGAGCCACATCCATATCGCGAAGGGAGCAAACACTCGAGTGCTGACAGTGTGTACAGCGTTCTTCAATACGACTCTCCCTCGTCGGCGCATCTTGTGCCAAAGTACTCGGCAACGCAAGAAGACCTTGAGCAAGGTCAGGACATGTCACAAGACGTCCTCTCACAAACCAAAGGAGACGCTTTGATCGCTATTAGGAGATTTCAGGGAAGGCCAAAGTCGATGGCAGCTTTGCATGACCACATTTTTCCGGATGACACTCCGCAGAGGATAGTCTTTGCGACGTGCGGACCTGCTGCCATGTGCGATGCCGTTAGAGCTGAAGTGGTAGCGATGCTCAAGAAGGGCACCGACGTGGCTCTGGTCGAAGACTGCTTCAATTGGTGA